A window of the Diorhabda carinulata isolate Delta chromosome 1, icDioCari1.1, whole genome shotgun sequence genome harbors these coding sequences:
- the LOC130902422 gene encoding uncharacterized protein LOC130902422 codes for MERNNEESTVQRRDTSVPVESGGEKVGPPRPSASDHYAPAAGDQAGVLDTVTGMEIDPFARRSSLARSPPGRRGSVPNLSTDDDTGWTSNIQQSAKRKRLENISIVDIAMSQSRKTIDPGTKILRIIDSLVLETKALVKTARESTNTKKEIREISTKLLRLTEQLSTREAQDTLRRAVDSPDKPKPQDEKTVKINTREVGTQTNERPVTCSSTQTDGPEKLTPHEIDTHLTKGLNEESLKNLIGMKWRNEYFQKTKNITENMRRVLDGRDLAIFMDTKKAAENKIVQEVAVRIPHIWKLVEANKIQPGKVISVASNSKIWMEDEGETEVVNFTFFVGLPNEQDKEQDLFQLYMACKRLTEAMRHKGVKHITVVPSKEWDEDQALKVLECACRENNVEAVICMQSNNKRQTRAQSRKQGEAVIIDVGDRTYADLLKEVKKEVQDKGLSDSVGGVRMTMSGNLLLKMEETAGGAERLVEALRGRNGVKALRGVQNAEVVLHIKNIDAVTSKQEVEAAIRDIDKGRKPTGDIRVSSLRPDYGGTQAATVFMPKETADSLLKMGKIRIGLVNCSVRERVRVDSCHRCWEIGHIAKFCKGPDRTRLCIQCGGDNHQKKDCTKEAHCVLCNIPGHRPLSLKCPLYRGEIKRLYKEER; via the coding sequence atggAACGAAATAATGAGGAAAGTACGGTGCAGAGGAGGGATACCTCAGTACCGGTCGAGAGTGGTGGTGAGAAAGTGGGCCCCCCTCGACCGTCAGCAAGCGACCACTATGCGCCTGCGGCAGGAGACCAGGCCGGGGTGCTGGATACGGTGACTGGAATGGAAATAGACCCCTTTGCAAGGAGAAGCTCTTTAGCAAGATCTCCCCCTGGGAGAAGAGGATCCGTTCCCAATTTGTCAACTGATGATGACACCGGCTGGACTTCAAACATACAGCAGTCGGCTAAAAGAAAGCGACTAGAAAATATTAGCATCGTTGATATTGCTATGTCACAAAGTAGGAAAACAATAGACCCGGGAACCAAAATCCTGAGGATTATCGATTCCCTAGTGCTTGAAACGAAAGCCTTAGTGAAGACTGCTCGTGAGAGCACAAATACCAAAAaggaaattagagaaatatctACGAAACTGCTAAGATTAACAGAGCAACTCTCGACAAGAGAAGCCCAGGACACTCTAAGAAGAGCTGTAGACAGCCCGGATAAACCCAAGCCGCAAGATGAGAAGACCGTGAAGATAAATACCCGTGAGGTGGGCACTCAAACAAACGAAAGACCAGTAACATGTTCGTCAACCCAAACTGACGGCCCAGAAAAGCTAACGCCACACGAAATAGACACACATTTAACCAAAGGCCTAAACGAAGAATCCCTGAAGAATTTGATTGGAATGAAGTGGAGAAATGagtatttccaaaaaacaaaaaatataaccgAAAATATGCGGAGAGTGTTAGATGGAAGAGACCTAGCCATATTCATGGATACAAAAAAAGCTgcagaaaacaaaattgtgcaGGAAGTCGCCGTCAGAATACCACACATTTGGAAGCTTGTCGAAGCAAACAAAATACAGCCTGGAAAAGTTATAAGTGTGGCAAGTAACAGCAAGATTTGGATGGAAGATGAAGGGGAGACTGAAGTAGTAAACTTCACATTCTTTGTCGGCTTGCCAAATGAACAAGACAAAGAACAAGACTTGTTCCAACTGTATATGGCATGTAAAAGACTTACAGAGGCGATGAGGCACAAAGGAGTCAAGCACATCACCGTGGTTCCCTCAAAAGAATGGGACGAAGACCAGGCCCTTAAGGTACTAGAGTGTGCATGTAGAGAAAATAACGTGGAAGCTGTCATCTGCATGCAATCAAACAATAAGAGACAAACGAGAGCTCAGTCCAGGAAACAAGGAGAGGCAGTAATCATTGACGTAGGCGACCGAACATATGCTGATTTACTGAAGGAGGTTAAAAAAGAAGTGCAAGATAAAGGATTAAGTGACAGTGTTGGGGGTGTCCGCATGACGATGTCCGGGAACCTACTCCTCAAAATGGAGGAAACAGCTGGGGGCGCAGAACGACTAGTTGAAGCTCTTAGGGGAAGGAATGGAGTTAAAGCGCTAAGAGGAGTCCAAAATGCGGAGGTTGTCCTCCATATTAAGAACATTGATGCTGTCACTAGCAAACAAGAAGTGGAAGCTGCTATCAGAGACATCGACAAGGGAAGAAAACCAACAGGAGACATAAGAGTTAGCTCTTTGAGGCCTGACTATGGCGGGACACAAGCAGCTACCGTCTTTATGCCAAAAGAAACTGCCGATAGCCTACTCAAAATGGGCAAAATAAGAATTGGTTTGGTCAACTGCAGTGTGAGAGAAAGGGTGAGAGTGGACTCGTGTCATCGATGCTGGGAAATTGGTCATATAGCCAAATTCTGCAAGGGCCCTGATAGAACACGACTGTGCATACAATGTGGGGGAGATAACCACCAGAAAAAAGACTGCACGAAAGAAGCTCACTGCGTACTATGCAACATCCCCGGTCATAGGCCACTTTCCCTAAAGTGCCCTTTATATAGAGGAGAGATAAAAAGGCTTTATAAAGAGGagagataa